The segment GTGTTAATAATTTACCGTTGTTGCTAAGTCTGGCCAAACTTGTGAAGTTTAatacattttcctttggaataGTTTCTGGAGTGGATAGGAAGGCGAATGCGTTACTCCAATCGTAATTCCACAGTAACACGACCTCATGTGGATAATCAGGTTTGGCtccatatattatttttatgtgccTCTTCCAACTGATAATAGTGAATTATCACGCGGCCCTAATCAACCTTGTATTGCTATTGACTTTAGCAAACGTGGTATGTGCCCTTTCCTTTTTTTCGCTGAACAATAACCAATCAATGTCAGCAAAgagattatttttattagtgCTTTAAAGCATTTTCGTAAATGTGGAGACCTGAAAACCTGAAAGGATATCAAAATTTCCATCTCATTTTAGATCTGTTGCTTCCTGGTTCATATCATTGTGATTTGAATTCCTTTATACGTTTGTTTGGTGCAGACAATCCCCATGACCGGGATCATTGAGCATTATGAGCTCCTCGATATGGTTGCTGGAAGAGGAGTAATATTTCATTCAAATGCGCTGCTCCTTCGTCGTGCCTATTCAGAATTTAGGCCAGTATTTGGAGATGGAGAGTGTTTCTACGGGAGCTCCATATTTTCCTACCTCGTAAGTGTCGTCCTCCCTTTTGCTTAGCATAGGATGCATGTTTAGTGGTTAACTCCCTTGTTTGTGCCATTGTACAACAGCAACAAGTTCTTGATAGGCCGGACACACATGAGGAACATCGTCTCCTTGCTGCTGTTAAAGGAGTGGAAAGGCAACATGAGCGCCTTGGATGGACCACTGAATTTTCATGGAGCCGCAAAGTAAGTTCTCACCTCCTCCACATTTGGCATTTCAGTTACACATGCTTAAGGGATGATTTCTTCAAGTTACATCACGCCTCAAGATGAATTTGGCATCTCATTGTCCTTTTCTTATCATTTGCAGGATATGTACCATTGTTTCACAGTAGTGGCATACTGGCAAGCCAtcacagttttacactctattGACATAAATTCAAGTTAACATTTATTGTTAATTCAGCAATCAAATggtaataaaaatgcatattaAGATACACTCACTTTCACATAGCACTTTTAATGAGATAAAATTACAGGAAgaaaagaatccatgcttcttACTTACACTGAGATAATGCACTCAGGCTCCTTCGTGATGGTGTGGTCATCTGAtccaaatattttcttttttgcttggaTGATTGCCTATTATCTGCTGATTGATCATACCTACAGTTTGAGAGGAATTTTCGAGATAAAGCATCACAAGCCCTTGAGCCGGCAGAGTCCAGGAATGGCTGTTGGGGTTGGGCCATCACCGCCATGAGGGTTGGTTTGTTTGGTGTTTCATCAATATGTTAGACGGGCCTCAACTGGGTTGTGGCACGCTGCtttggccaccttcgagtgcCGCAGCCCCCAGAGCCAGAATTTAGTTGGCTGTCTATGATGGGCGAGCCCATCATAAACACTGATTGTAAGTCCGCTAGTATGTTAGTCCCTACTTTCTTTGCATATTTGATTCGTCTCCTACATTGCTTAATGGCACAGTGAGATGGATATGCTCGATGACTGAATGAACAACTTGTTTATTTGTCTTTGCAGCAAGTTGTACAATCTCTGCATGCACGATGTGCATTGAGGCCCAGCATAGGCTGGCTTTTGAGCGAATTAATGGGAAGGGATCCTTCCGATGCAAGACTAAGGCGCCTGGGAAGCTTAAGAAGGTATGCTATAAGAGAGATGTTTGGGAGAGTGAGTCAGGGGCAGATGCGGGTGATGTTTTGCACGTCATTTTTGAAATGGGAGGTGTGCTGACCACAGACTCAACGAATAACATCAAACTCCCCATAGATGGGCATGTGCTCATAGATGGGCATGTGCTCATAGATGGGCATGTGCTCATCAGACAGGACCCTGACTTGGGGCGAAATCGCTTTGCACGGCTACTTTATTCCCGTGGCCCCGTCATCGGTTCTCTTTGGGCAGCGGATGGAGACTATGAAAGTTGTCAGGGAGAGCGCGTTTACAGAGGACGAGAAGAGCAGTACCGTGTCCCAGGTTCTGGTGACTACCATGCCGTTGTATGTTGTCAGTATCGGTTCAGAAAGAGCAATAACGAGTTGCAAATAAGAATTATGGACAACTATGCTGCTGATGGACCACTGAGATGGGTGTTGTTTGAAGCATTTAGGTTCTTTTATCTCCCACTCGTAGAAAAGCCTCTTGAACCCCACCAGCTgcgaaggaagaagaagaagaacaaagaaCATGGTTTGTCGACAATGGTGAAAAAGGCACATTGGTGGATTATCTGCCGTGAGATTGGCAAGTACTATTAtctgaaaaagagagagattccAAGATAGACAATTGTTGATAGAGAATTCTTTCTTCTGTTGGCACAAACTGCTGGGTGCCAATCCTTGATTCTTTTGGTGATCACATTCTCGCAAATAGCCTCTTGAGATCTATTTACCTAGTATTTTGGTGTGTATGACCTCTTGAGATCAGTCATGTGTACGGTAAGGTACCTTGATGTTCCAAGGAATAGCTTTATGCCCAAAACTAGTagctgttcttatcatttgtaTGAACCAGACATAGCTATGAGCAATATACAGTAGCTGTTCTTCAGTTTTCCCAAAAAATCTCCAGTCCTCTCTAAAATTCACTGTGATTTCTCTCGTTCTTGTTCGATTGCTCGTCTAATTGTCTTGCGGGTTTGACATGTGTACGGTAAGGTACCCTTGATGTTCCAAGGAATAGCTTTATGCTCAAAACTAGAGTAGCAAGTGTGACACGGAAACGGCTTGGGAGTCTATTTCATTGCCAATAGAAGAAACATGATGTACACAGCCAAAGGCCGGGGAACAGAAGAAAGccaacaaaaaaagaaacaacctACTCGAGAGGAGTAGTGATTTTATCAATGCTACGATCCATCACAGGTCACATGAACAAAATATGTCTGTCTCTGAATTAAAAATTCTCTACCCCCTAGTAGCTTTGTCATCAACCCTGAAGCTCGGATGTCGGTATCTGCAGCGCAACCTGATTCAAGTCACAGGATATCAATCAGAACATGTACCTGCTGTTATAATTCATAAACAAATAAGAGTAATACGACGACGATGCTTAATTTGATCGACCGGCTGTTATTTTGGAATCTATATAAGAGTTGGATAATAATCAAATCAGCAGGGAGTTAGATCTGATCCCATCCCTAGTTTTTAACTTGATGGGCAATATTTGCAGCGGCGGCTAatcgaagaggaagaagaaagaagcgTACCTTTCATGAACCTCGGGGTGAGGATGCTCGTCgttctcttcctcttccatgAGCCACCGCAGCTGatcctcccgctcctcggcggGCAGGTCGCGCAGGTCCGGATAGCAATCCATCAGCCGCCTCACCTCCGCCTTGCGCAGCTCGGACTTGACGAACGCGCACAGCGCGGCGTAGGCGGACGACAGAACGGATCCCATCGCGAGCGAGCAGAGCAGGGCCGGATTCCCTTCCCAGGAGATGAGATTGATCTCTGTCCTGCCCTGCCCAATTTATACGCCAGAATCCGAAGCCGGATGGAAACCGAAATCCGATCCTGAACCCATGCTGTCCCTCCCTGGCAACCGAATCGGAATCTAGGAGCCAGGCACAATGGCCGGGGACGACGCCATTGGATCTGCTCGCTCGCTCACACCGCGCCGTCGACAGAAAAATGCATCCTTGGCCCAATATCCTACAGTCGAATCCAGATTAATTTCTCCACTGGGCCTCTTGGGCTTTACAGCTTATTCATGCTTGACCTGATGATGCAGTCGTACCTTCCAAGTTTGAACATTTCCGTGAACTAATAAAATCACGGCTTCTTCTAGAAAAGGGAAATTCTAAACAGAAGCTAAAATATTCACATGTCTGATCCCAATATACAAAGagatattgatggtcaaagtttagAAACTGAAAAATTTAACCACACACAATCCAAAACATCACTTATTTATGTCTGAAGGAGATAATATATTAGTCTCGACACCATGTTCCCCGCAAGAAAATAGCATGCTCCAACCCACAACTAGGGGGCCTACCGTCACCCACCCGCACTTCTTGCAGTCGAGGTCCTGATGATCTCTCATCACCTAACCCAAGGAACTCTAGCTTGGCCTCTTTTCAACTAGGAATTTGATAGGAAATATAGGCTGCAAAATTGAAACTGAAACACAAATTTGTTTACACGATGCATACCTTGCACAAATCAAAACTTAAACCGCCAAAATTACACTTCAAAAGCATAAATTCTCATGGTTAGTTTCTCTCATCGTGGAGCTCACCCTTGCACCATCAGAGTCCCTAAGCTAATAACCTACCCTTAACTCAAGAAATCAACCTAAACATGAGTTCATGTGGGCAGGGAAGCCAAGCCAAGTTTGTCGTCCGATCAGT is part of the Phragmites australis chromosome 12, lpPhrAust1.1, whole genome shotgun sequence genome and harbors:
- the LOC133886534 gene encoding uncharacterized protein LOC133886534 produces the protein MMGEPIINTDSSCTISACTMCIEAQHRLAFERINGKGSFRCKTKAPGKLKKVCYKRDVWESESGADAGDVLHVIFEMGGVLTTDSTNNIKLPIDGHVLIDGHVLIDGHVLIRQDPDLGRNRFARLLYSRGPVIGSLWAADGDYESCQGERVYRGREEQYRVPGSGDYHAVVCCQYRFRKSNNELQIRIMDNYAADGPLRWVLFEAFRFFYLPLVEKPLEPHQLRRKKKKNKEHGLSTMVKKAHWWIICREIGKYYYLKKREIPR